From the Panthera leo isolate Ple1 chromosome C1, P.leo_Ple1_pat1.1, whole genome shotgun sequence genome, one window contains:
- the USP40 gene encoding ubiquitin carboxyl-terminal hydrolase 40 isoform X10, producing MCYMPCSVAMTLSSSDFVIPSPAFLRAWTLESKRPGRLLRTNLQQLKEYKLGRKTEICLEPLQKEENLGPHDVVLRTQMRIPGKRAYAPHVDLVWDTACGWTAGSLRQHIAHFCSLPVEKIEIAKYFPEKFEWLPVSSWNQQITKRKKKKKQDNLQGAPYYLKDGDTVGIKNLLVEDDEDFSTIRDDLGKETQKQLALGKQKSQETLCVQSSDVFSGVKTPARPRAPEASLSIHVGSFR from the exons ATGTGTTATATGCCATGTTCAGTG GCCATGACCTTGTCCTCCTCTGATTTCGTCATCCCGTCCCCAGCCTTCCTTAGAGCCTGGACCTTGGAAAGTAAGCGCCCCGGCAGGCTTTTACGGACCAACCTGCAGCAACTCAA GGAGTATAAACTGGGAAGGAAAACGGAGATCTGTCTAGAGCCccttcagaaggaagaaaacttgGG GCCCCACGACGTGGTGCTGAGAACACAGATGCGCATCCCCGGCAAGAGGGCATACGCCCCGCACGTGGACTTGGTGTGGGACACCGCCTGCGGCTGGACCGCCGGCTCCTTGAGGCAGCACATCGCCCACTTCTGCTCTCTTCCCGTGGAGAAAATTGAAATCGCCAAGTACTTCCCCGAAAAGTTCGAGTGGCTTCCAGTCTCCAGCTGG AACCAGCAAATTaccaagaggaagaagaagaaaaagcaagataaTTTGCAGGGAGCACCTTATTACTTGAAAGATGGAGACACTGTTGGTATCAAG AATCTCCTGGTTGAGGATGATGAAGATTTCAGTACCATCAGAGATGACCTgggaaaagagacacagaagcagctcgctctgggaaaacagaaaag CCAAGAAACCCTCTGTGTGCAGAGCAGTGACGTCTTCTCTGGTGTCAAGACGCCGGCCCGGCCCCGAGCACCAGAAGCGTCTCTTTCCATCCACGTCGGGAGTTTCAGATAG